In Sphingopyxis sp. FD7, a single window of DNA contains:
- a CDS encoding ABC transporter ATP-binding protein codes for MTAVLQLSGLGKTYKSGHIALSNVDLEINKGEIFALLGPNGAGKTTLISIVCGIVTASSGTVTVGGHDHARDYRAARSMIGLVPQELHTDAFETVLATVSFSRGLFGKPKNPAYIEQLLRDLSLWDKRGSKIMELSGGMKRRVMIAKALSHEPEILFLDEPTAGVDVELRRDMWAMVHGLRERGVTIILTTHYIEEAEEMADRVGVISKGQIILVEEKHALIKKLGRKTLTLNLAEPLGAVPTELADWKLELAGDGHELVYEFDSQAEATGVPSLLRRMSDIGVGFKDLHTRQSSLEDIFVGLVHEDKHEGRGAREPVA; via the coding sequence ATGACAGCCGTTCTCCAGCTCTCCGGCCTCGGAAAAACCTATAAAAGCGGTCACATAGCGCTCAGCAATGTCGATCTTGAAATCAACAAGGGCGAAATCTTCGCGCTGCTCGGGCCGAATGGCGCTGGCAAGACGACGCTGATCAGCATCGTCTGCGGAATCGTCACCGCGAGCAGCGGAACGGTGACCGTCGGCGGGCACGACCACGCCCGCGATTACCGCGCCGCGCGGTCGATGATCGGGCTGGTGCCGCAGGAATTGCACACCGACGCCTTTGAAACGGTGCTTGCGACGGTCAGTTTTTCGCGCGGGCTGTTCGGCAAGCCCAAGAACCCCGCCTATATCGAACAATTGCTCCGTGACCTGTCGCTGTGGGACAAGCGTGGCAGCAAGATCATGGAATTGTCAGGCGGCATGAAACGCCGCGTGATGATCGCCAAGGCGCTGAGCCATGAGCCCGAAATCCTGTTCCTCGACGAACCGACCGCGGGGGTCGATGTCGAACTGCGCCGGGATATGTGGGCGATGGTACACGGGCTGCGCGAGCGCGGCGTGACGATCATCCTGACGACGCATTATATCGAGGAGGCCGAGGAAATGGCCGACCGCGTCGGCGTCATCAGCAAGGGGCAGATCATTCTCGTCGAAGAAAAACATGCGCTCATCAAGAAGCTCGGGCGCAAGACGCTGACGCTGAACCTCGCCGAACCGCTCGGCGCGGTGCCGACCGAACTGGCCGACTGGAAGCTTGAACTGGCGGGCGACGGGCACGAGCTTGTCTATGAGTTCGACAGTCAGGCCGAGGCGACGGGCGTGCCCTCGCTGCTCCGCCGGATGAGCGACATCGGCGTCGGTTTCAAGGATCTGCACACCAGGCAAAGCTCGCTCGAGGATATTTTCGTCGGGCTGGTGCACGAAGACAAGCACGAGGGCAGGGGCGCGAGGGAGCCGGTCGCATGA
- a CDS encoding ABC transporter substrate-binding protein has translation MLTLSGCDLFGERGPVRVAAMSELNPMANPARGELSTANAALLDATSQGLVSYDGEGQIDTGLANRWTVTADGRSYIFRIAEAKWTNGSKVTAETVAAILRSYLAPASRHVLKDDFPEVETIKAMTDTVIEIRLSVPQPALLELLAQPSMAIVNRGMGWGPMRARKVGQALLLSPVPDPLAEDPEAAEAAANDPAASIELVGTTPQGALARFKNGYADGVIGGRFSTLPYFVASNIGRSRLVVDPVPGLFGLAFVRAEGFLATDTNRDALLRAIRRERLIEAFGLTEWQPQVTLRPALYTRDGGPAPLQPAWADYDATSRLAQARRVVDAWRAAGREIEPLRIAVPDSPGGRILYAYVAADLAAIGVPSRRVKMASSADLRLIDEVAPSDDPIWALRRLSCRRDTLCNREAQDLIDQATANVDAGQRARQIGEAEAVLARYAPFIPLATPLRWSVASQRLTGLRANGRAQHPLNHLIAIPN, from the coding sequence ATGCTGACGCTGTCCGGTTGCGACCTGTTCGGCGAGCGCGGGCCGGTACGCGTCGCCGCGATGAGCGAGCTCAACCCGATGGCGAACCCGGCGCGGGGCGAGCTTTCCACCGCCAATGCGGCGCTGCTCGACGCGACGTCGCAGGGGCTGGTCAGCTATGACGGCGAAGGCCAGATCGACACCGGGCTGGCCAACCGCTGGACCGTCACCGCCGACGGGCGCAGCTATATTTTTCGCATCGCCGAGGCGAAATGGACCAATGGCAGCAAGGTAACCGCCGAGACCGTCGCCGCCATCCTGCGGTCCTACCTCGCCCCCGCCAGCCGCCATGTGCTGAAGGATGATTTTCCCGAGGTCGAGACGATCAAGGCGATGACCGATACCGTCATCGAAATCCGCCTGTCAGTGCCGCAACCCGCGCTGCTCGAACTGCTCGCGCAGCCGTCGATGGCGATCGTTAACCGAGGCATGGGCTGGGGGCCGATGCGCGCGCGCAAGGTTGGTCAGGCGCTGCTGCTCTCCCCCGTCCCCGATCCGCTCGCCGAAGATCCCGAAGCCGCCGAAGCCGCGGCGAATGACCCCGCCGCGTCGATCGAACTCGTCGGCACGACGCCGCAGGGCGCGCTCGCGCGGTTCAAGAATGGCTATGCCGACGGCGTGATCGGCGGGCGCTTTTCCACCCTGCCCTATTTCGTCGCCTCGAACATCGGCCGGTCGCGGCTGGTGGTCGATCCCGTGCCCGGCCTGTTCGGGCTGGCCTTCGTCCGCGCCGAAGGCTTCCTCGCGACCGACACCAATCGCGACGCGCTGTTGCGCGCGATCCGACGCGAACGATTGATCGAAGCCTTCGGGCTGACCGAATGGCAGCCGCAGGTGACGCTCCGCCCCGCGCTCTATACGCGCGACGGTGGCCCTGCACCCTTGCAGCCCGCGTGGGCCGATTATGACGCGACGTCGCGGCTCGCTCAGGCGCGCCGCGTCGTCGACGCCTGGCGCGCCGCCGGACGCGAAATCGAACCACTGCGCATCGCCGTTCCCGACTCGCCCGGCGGCCGCATCCTCTATGCCTATGTCGCCGCCGATCTGGCGGCGATCGGCGTGCCCAGCCGCCGCGTCAAAATGGCGTCGAGCGCCGATCTGCGGCTGATCGACGAGGTGGCGCCGAGCGACGATCCGATCTGGGCGCTGCGCCGCCTGTCGTGCCGCCGCGACACGCTCTGCAACCGCGAGGCGCAGGATCTGATCGACCAGGCGACCGCCAATGTCGATGCCGGTCAGCGCGCGCGGCAGATCGGCGAGGCGGAGGCGGTGCTCGCGCGCTATGCCCCCTTCATCCCGCTCGCGACGCCGCTGCGATGGTCGGTCGCGTCGCAGCGCCTGACGGGACTGCGCGCGAACGGCCGTGCGCAGCATCCATTGAATCATCTGATTGCCATACCCAACTAA
- a CDS encoding ABC transporter permease has product MISNVRGIRAIYLFEMARFGRTFWTSLMLPVITTALYFVVFGSAIGGRMAEVGGVPYGAFIVPGLMMLTMFTESISNASFGIYMPKWTGTIYEMLSAPLSPLETVVAYVGAAATKSVIIGSIIFATAHLFVDVQVAHPLLMALFMILMAVTFCLFGFIIGVWAQSFEQLQVIPLLIVYPLTFLGGAFYSLDMLPAAWRTVTLFNPVVYLISGFRWTFFGQGDVAIEVSMGAVAFFFALCLGVIFWVFRTGYRLKN; this is encoded by the coding sequence ATGATTTCCAACGTCCGTGGCATCCGTGCCATCTATCTGTTCGAAATGGCGCGGTTCGGCCGCACCTTCTGGACCAGCCTGATGCTGCCCGTCATCACGACGGCGCTCTATTTCGTCGTCTTCGGCTCGGCGATCGGCGGCCGCATGGCCGAGGTCGGCGGCGTTCCCTATGGCGCGTTCATCGTGCCGGGGCTGATGATGCTGACGATGTTCACCGAAAGCATCAGCAACGCCTCCTTCGGCATCTATATGCCCAAATGGACGGGCACGATCTATGAAATGCTGTCGGCGCCGCTGTCGCCGCTGGAAACGGTGGTCGCTTATGTCGGCGCCGCAGCGACCAAATCGGTCATCATCGGATCGATCATCTTCGCGACCGCGCATCTGTTTGTCGATGTCCAGGTCGCGCATCCGCTGCTGATGGCCCTCTTCATGATCCTGATGGCGGTGACCTTTTGCCTCTTCGGTTTCATCATCGGCGTCTGGGCGCAAAGTTTCGAGCAGTTGCAGGTCATCCCGCTGCTCATCGTCTATCCGCTGACCTTCCTCGGCGGCGCCTTCTATTCGCTCGACATGCTCCCCGCCGCGTGGCGGACGGTGACCTTGTTCAACCCCGTCGTCTATCTCATCAGCGGCTTTCGCTGGACCTTCTTCGGGCAGGGCGACGTCGCGATCGAGGTGAGCATGGGCGCGGTCGCATTCTTCTTCGCGCTGTGCCTGGGCGTCATCTTCTGGGTGTTCAGGACCGGCTACCGGCTGAAAAACTGA
- a CDS encoding integration host factor subunit beta, whose amino-acid sequence MIRSELVQKIANENSDLRLEEVERIIDTFFDSIVDQLAVGGRVELRGFGAFSTRARESRTGRNPRTGAAVEVKAKKVPYFKPGKEMRERLNS is encoded by the coding sequence ATGATCCGGTCAGAACTGGTTCAGAAGATCGCGAACGAAAACAGCGATTTGAGGCTCGAGGAGGTCGAGCGTATCATCGACACTTTCTTCGATTCCATCGTCGACCAGCTCGCGGTCGGCGGTCGTGTGGAACTGCGCGGCTTCGGCGCCTTTTCGACACGCGCGCGCGAGTCGCGCACCGGCCGCAACCCGCGCACCGGCGCGGCTGTCGAAGTGAAGGCGAAAAAGGTGCCCTATTTCAAACCCGGCAAGGAAATGCGCGAGCGGCTGAACAGCTGA
- the rpsA gene encoding 30S ribosomal protein S1: MASTAFPTRDDFAAMLDESLGGADGGFEGRVVKGTVTAIENDLAVIDIGLKSEGRVPLREFAMPGQKADLKVGDEVEVYVDRVENANGETMLSRDRARREAAWDRLEEEFNKEARVEGVIFGRVKGGFTVDLGGAVAFLPGSQVDIRPVRDVGPLMDLPQPFQILKMDRRRGNIVVSRRAILEETRAEQRSGLIQNLEEGQIIEGAVKNITDYGAFVDLGGIDGLLHVTDMSYKRVNHPSEIINIGDTVKVQIIRINRDTQRISLGMKQLESDPWEGVAAKYPVGAKLSGTVTNITDYGAFVELEPGIEGLVHVSEMSWVKKNVHPGKIVSTSQEVDVIVLEVDSDKRRISLGLKQAQSNPWGAFAEAHPVGSVVEGEVKNATEFGLFVGLPGDVDGMVHMSDIAWGISGEEALHLHRKGEQVQVVVLDVDVEKERISLGIKQLEKGAPAVGGGAAAAGSLKKNDIVTVSVLEVRDNGLEVQAGEDGATGFIKRADLGRDRDEQRPERYQVGQKFDAMVVGFDRSKKPNFSVKAMQIAEEKEAVAQYGSSDSGASLGDILGEALKAGKKD; this comes from the coding sequence ATGGCCTCTACGGCTTTTCCGACGCGCGACGATTTCGCCGCGATGCTCGACGAATCGCTCGGCGGCGCCGACGGCGGCTTTGAAGGCCGCGTCGTCAAGGGCACCGTGACCGCGATCGAAAATGACCTGGCAGTGATCGACATCGGCCTGAAGAGCGAAGGCCGTGTGCCGCTTCGCGAGTTCGCGATGCCCGGCCAGAAGGCCGACCTCAAGGTCGGCGACGAAGTCGAAGTCTATGTCGACCGCGTCGAAAACGCCAATGGCGAAACGATGCTGTCGCGCGACCGCGCCCGCCGCGAAGCCGCCTGGGATCGCCTCGAAGAGGAGTTCAACAAGGAAGCCCGTGTCGAAGGCGTCATCTTCGGCCGCGTCAAGGGCGGCTTCACCGTCGACCTCGGCGGCGCCGTGGCCTTCCTTCCGGGTAGCCAGGTCGACATCCGCCCGGTGCGCGACGTCGGTCCGCTCATGGACCTGCCGCAGCCCTTCCAGATCCTGAAGATGGATCGCCGCCGCGGCAACATCGTCGTGTCGCGCCGCGCGATCCTCGAAGAAACGCGCGCCGAACAGCGCAGCGGCCTGATCCAGAACCTCGAAGAAGGCCAGATCATCGAAGGCGCGGTGAAGAACATCACCGATTATGGCGCCTTCGTCGACCTCGGCGGCATCGACGGCCTGCTCCACGTCACCGACATGAGCTACAAGCGCGTCAACCACCCGAGCGAAATCATCAACATCGGCGACACGGTCAAGGTGCAGATCATCCGCATCAACCGCGACACGCAGCGTATCAGCCTGGGCATGAAGCAGCTCGAAAGCGATCCGTGGGAAGGCGTCGCCGCCAAATATCCGGTCGGGGCGAAGCTGTCGGGCACGGTCACCAACATCACCGATTACGGTGCGTTCGTCGAACTCGAACCCGGCATCGAAGGCCTGGTTCACGTCAGCGAAATGTCGTGGGTCAAGAAGAACGTCCACCCCGGCAAGATCGTTTCGACCAGCCAGGAAGTCGACGTCATCGTCCTCGAGGTCGACAGCGACAAGCGCCGCATCTCGCTGGGCCTCAAGCAGGCGCAGTCGAACCCCTGGGGCGCCTTTGCCGAGGCGCATCCGGTCGGCTCGGTCGTCGAAGGCGAGGTCAAGAACGCGACCGAATTCGGTCTGTTCGTCGGCCTGCCGGGCGACGTCGACGGCATGGTTCACATGTCGGACATCGCATGGGGCATCTCGGGCGAAGAAGCGCTGCACCTCCACCGCAAGGGCGAGCAGGTGCAGGTTGTGGTTCTCGACGTCGATGTCGAGAAGGAACGCATCAGCCTCGGCATCAAGCAGCTTGAAAAGGGCGCTCCCGCTGTTGGCGGCGGCGCCGCTGCTGCAGGCTCGCTGAAGAAGAACGACATCGTCACCGTTTCGGTCCTCGAAGTCCGCGACAACGGCCTCGAAGTGCAGGCCGGCGAAGACGGCGCCACCGGCTTCATCAAGCGCGCCGACCTTGGCCGCGACCGCGACGAACAGCGCCCCGAGCGTTATCAGGTCGGTCAGAAGTTCGACGCGATGGTTGTCGGTTTCGATCGTTCGAAAAAGCCGAACTTCTCCGTCAAGGCGATGCAGATCGCGGAGGAGAAGGAAGCCGTTGCACAGTACGGCTCGTCGGATTCCGGCGCGTCGCTTGGTGACATCCTCGGCGAAGCGCTGAAGGCCGGCAAGAAGGACTGA
- a CDS encoding (d)CMP kinase, with translation MIIAIDGPTASGKGTIARALAAHFGLPVLDTGLLYRAVGYQTQLNHGDPDKAADALAACNFPDSLLDDPALRFESTGSLASRVSVHPQVRAALFQRQVDFANQPGGAVLDGRDIGTVIAPHADAKLFVTASAGERARRRHAEMLGRGVEIGFDAVLADVHARDARDTGRADAPLLRAPDAMLLDNSDMNRDAAIAAAIAFVESKVGRRG, from the coding sequence ATGATTATCGCGATCGATGGCCCCACGGCATCGGGCAAGGGAACGATCGCCAGGGCGCTCGCCGCGCATTTCGGCCTGCCGGTGCTCGACACCGGCCTCCTCTATCGCGCCGTCGGCTATCAGACGCAGCTCAATCACGGCGATCCCGACAAGGCCGCCGACGCGCTTGCCGCCTGCAATTTTCCCGACAGCCTGCTCGATGACCCTGCGTTGCGCTTCGAAAGTACGGGAAGCCTCGCCAGCCGCGTGTCGGTCCATCCGCAGGTCCGCGCCGCACTGTTTCAGCGTCAGGTCGATTTCGCCAACCAGCCCGGCGGCGCGGTGCTCGACGGACGCGACATCGGCACCGTGATCGCGCCGCACGCCGACGCCAAGCTGTTCGTCACCGCGAGCGCCGGGGAACGCGCGCGGCGGCGCCATGCCGAAATGCTGGGGCGCGGGGTCGAAATCGGCTTCGACGCCGTGCTCGCCGATGTTCATGCCCGCGATGCGCGCGATACCGGCCGTGCCGACGCGCCGCTGCTCCGCGCGCCCGACGCGATGCTGCTCGACAATAGCGACATGAACCGCGATGCCGCGATCGCCGCCGCGATCGCCTTCGTCGAGAGCAAGGTCGGACGGCGAGGCTGA
- a CDS encoding GNAT family N-acetyltransferase produces MTGSGNGDAGERVALRIEIAGRTLGHIRRELAVVPHGLDDILTPTARTMPPAGRDGWLLRSLPRDRLPALRAELDGWLVVERQAYPRHYVPMAGQGFDDWWQGFSSKTRSTLSRKARRLADQFAGGTAVRAYRTADEIDEFMDIAAILSAQTYQSRLMQAGLPVSDADCARAVAAAAEDKVRAFLLFAGDRAIAYLYLPVERDVLIYAYLGYDPAFAALSPGTVLHVEAMRALFAEGRFRAFDFTEGDGAHKAQFGRASVDCADILVLRPTLRNRAALGLMSGVDRLAGAGKSLLERLGLRAKAKALIRR; encoded by the coding sequence ATGACCGGCAGCGGGAACGGAGATGCGGGCGAGCGCGTCGCGCTGCGCATCGAAATCGCGGGGCGGACGCTCGGCCATATCCGGCGCGAGCTGGCCGTGGTGCCGCATGGCCTCGACGATATATTGACGCCGACGGCGCGCACGATGCCGCCCGCGGGCCGCGACGGCTGGCTGCTCCGGTCGCTGCCGCGCGATCGGCTGCCCGCGCTGAGGGCCGAACTGGACGGCTGGCTGGTCGTCGAGCGTCAGGCCTATCCGCGCCATTATGTGCCGATGGCGGGGCAGGGCTTCGACGACTGGTGGCAGGGCTTTTCGTCCAAAACGCGCTCGACCTTGTCGCGCAAGGCGCGGCGGCTCGCCGATCAGTTCGCGGGCGGCACGGCGGTGCGCGCCTATCGCACGGCGGACGAGATCGACGAGTTCATGGACATTGCCGCGATATTGTCGGCGCAGACCTATCAGTCGCGGCTGATGCAGGCTGGGTTGCCGGTGAGCGATGCCGACTGCGCGCGCGCCGTCGCTGCGGCGGCCGAGGACAAGGTCCGCGCCTTCCTGCTGTTCGCCGGCGATCGCGCGATCGCCTATCTCTATCTGCCCGTCGAACGCGACGTGCTGATTTATGCCTATCTGGGCTATGATCCCGCCTTTGCCGCGCTGTCGCCGGGAACCGTCCTGCATGTCGAGGCGATGCGCGCGCTGTTCGCCGAGGGGCGGTTTCGCGCCTTCGATTTCACCGAAGGCGACGGCGCACACAAGGCGCAGTTCGGGCGAGCTTCGGTCGATTGCGCCGACATATTGGTGCTGCGGCCGACGCTGCGCAATCGCGCGGCGCTGGGGCTGATGAGCGGCGTCGACCGGCTGGCGGGTGCGGGCAAGTCCCTGCTCGAACGGCTGGGTCTGCGCGCGAAAGCGAAGGCGCTGATTCGTCGCTGA